The genome window ATATATTTAAACGATTGGGGTTTGTGGTTGCTGAAGGCCCGGAAATTGAGGACGACTGGCATAACTTCTCGGCACTGAACTTTCCGGAAGAACACCCGGCAAGGGATATGCAGGATACCTTCTTTATTAAAAAGAACCATGGCAAGGATGATATTGCCCTGCGCACCCACACCTCGTCAGTACAGGTTAGGATGATGGAGAATGGCAAGCCGCCTTTCCGCGCCATTATGCCGGGCCGGGTTTACCGGAACGAAGCCATTTCGGCGCGTGCGCATTGCTTTTTTCACCAGGTGGAAGGTTTGTATATTGATGAGAATGTTTCTTTCTCTGACCTTAAACAAACCCTTTATCATTTTGTACAGGAACTTTACGGCGATGGTACAAAGGTGCGTTTCCGCCCTTCCTATTTCCCGTTCACCGAGCCATCCGCCGAAATGGATATCTCCTGCACCATTTGCGGCGGAAGCGGCTGCAACATGTGCAAATACACCGGCTGGGTGGAGATCCTGGGCTGCGGCATGGTTGATCCGAACGTTCTGGAAAACTGCGGTATTGACAGCGCGAAATTTACCGGCTTTGCATTTGGTATGGGGATAGAAAGAATTGCCAACTTAAAATATGTTATCCGTGATCTGCGTTTATTCTCTGAAAACGATGTCCGTTTTTTGAAGCAATTCCAGTCAGATATCATATAGTATGAAGAAATTATTACTGTTATTAATTATCCCGTTAGCGTTTCTTTCCTGCGGTAAAAGCGGCGACGTTGTACCAAGCGTTCCGGTAAACTTTCAGGCATCATTAACAGATCCGCGTTTAGCTGCGTTAAATGCCAGCGGAGGCTACGTGGTAATAACGGGTTATGGTGTTGCAGGGCTGATCCTGTACCGTACGCCCGACAGGCGATATGTTGCTTACGACCGGTGCAGTAGCTATCAGCCGCAAAAAAAGTGTGCTGTAACCGTCGATGAATCGGGCTTTACCGCTACCGACCCCTGCAGCGGATCGAAATTTTCGTTATCGGACGGGCTGCCGGTAAAAGCGCCCGCAACCAAGTCGCTGCGATCCTACTATGTTACTACCAATTCTTTTGAAATATATGTATCAAATTAGTGATATAGCAATTTCAGGAGCCTTTGTAGCCACATTCCGCAACCGGTATGCAGTAAATGCCGGTTATTTTGAGATATTTGCAGGTAACTGACATGGAACCCGATAAAATAAAAGAAAGCATTAAGCGCGCCGCGCAGGAGTTGTTCCGAAAGTTCGGTTACCATAAGACCAGTGTAAACGAAATTGCTAAAAAGGCAAAAATTGCCAAAGCCACTATCTATAAGTACTTTAACAGCAAAGAGGACGTTCTGCACTCCCTGCTGATGGATTATATAAAGCTGAGCGTTGACGACCTGATCCATCATGATACCCCCGGGATGGACGAGGAAGCTCATTTAAATATCCTGATCATGAAAACCTGCCGCCTTAGCTACACCGTGTGTAATGAGTTTATCGGCTGGGATTTTATTCGGGAATCAACCAACTCACAGGATTTCCTGAAAAACCTTTCAAACGAACTGGAAGAAATGCTGGTGAGCGTTTTTTCACAGCTGCCCGATCTGCGCAAACAGGAGAATTACCTGCAACGCCTGCGTTTTTTAATAAAGTGCAGCAAAAGCATCGTATTCAGTTTTGCCTTTACCTCGGTAAGTGACAGCGATGTGCGCAAAAACTTTGTTTCTTTTCAAAAAGAGATCCTCCCCTATTTGGTTAAGGCAGCAATTACTATTTAAAGGATTTCGGAAGCCCGAATTTCGATTTCGGAATTGTTCTGACCCGCAATTTTTGGGATCAGCAGATTTACCGATGCTTTGTCTTTTGTTACTTAAATGTGATCTTCCTGATTAAATTATTACCGGTATCCGCAACATAAATTATTGTACCGCTTGCGTTAACCGCAATGCCCGACGGCGAATTAAATGTAGCATTACTTCCTGTTCCGTTGTTTATTCCTGCGGCACCTGTGCCGGCTATAGTAGTAACTACGCCTTTGGGTGTAATTTTCCTGATCTTATTATTCCGGGTATCAGCTACATAAATATTCCCGGCGGTGTCGGCGGCCAGGCCTTTAGGGTTGTTGAAATAAGCAGTAATGCCCGTTCCGTCTGCAGTACCGGCAACAGGGCTGTTTCCTGCCGTAGCCACGCCGGCAAGCGTAGTTTCCAGGCCATCCGCATTTAGCTTACAAATGCGGTGGTTACCCGCATCTGCTACATAGATATTTCCTTTAACATCGGCGGCAACGCCAAATGGTTTGTAAAAAAACATCCCGTTAGTAACCCCGGGGTTATTGCCTACCGAAAATGTGCTTATGTCTGTTCCAGCGATTTTGCAGATGGTGTTATAGGCAGTATTGCTGTAAAAAACACTTCCTTTTGCATCAACTGCTACCCCAACAGGATAATTTAACGGACCGGAAGCTCCGTTTGAACTAACAAAAAGTGTAATACTGCCCACACTGCCACTGTTGCTGATGGTGCGAATAACGTTGTTGGCAGAGTCGGCTACAAATAAATTGCCCGCCTGGTCGGCGGCTATGCCGGTTGGATTATTAAATGCAGCCGCTGCAAGTGTTCCATCGCGTAAAGCAGCCGCGCCACTACCGGCATAGGTGCTTACCACGCCATCTGCCGAAACTTTACGGATGATGTTATTACCAGCGTCGGCTACGTAAATATAGCCATCGGCACCTATAACAACACCGGTTGGCTTGTAAAACGTTGCCACGCCTGGCAACCCGTTTACCGGCACGGGTGAATTGCCGGTAAAGGTGCTGGTTATGCCGGCAGGCGTTACCTTCCGCACATCATATCCGTCGGCATCAACTACATATAAGGTTCCCGACTGATCAAAGGCAAGATCCATCGCATACGCGAATGTCGCCACTGCCCCCGGGCCGTTGTCTGTACCTTTTTGGCCGGTACCCGCTACCGTAGTAACAACTGCTGCCGGCGTAATTTTCCTGATTTGGTTGTACCATCCCGTGGCAACGAATAAATTATTTGCTTTATCAATGGTAATACCACACGCACCGGTTAGCTCCGCCGCTGAGCCAACGCCGTTTTTTGATCCTGTTTTGCCGCCTGCAAAGGTTGTTACCGTTCCGGATGGTGTAATTTTTCTTACCCGCCCATTCCCTGCATCGGCTACAAAAATATTCCCTGCCGGGTCAAGCACAATACCAAGCGGATAATTGAACAGGGCTTTAGTGCCCACACCATCCGCATAACCCTCTGAATCACCCCCGGCTATGGTGCTTACGATACCCTTATTTGACAGCTTGCGAATGAGGCGGTTGTTGTCCGTAATGTAAATATTGTCAGCTACATCAACAGCAACATAATATGGAAAATAAAAAGTAGCCTGTGCTGCAGGCCCGTCTGCCTGGCCGTGCACCAATTGCTGCCCCGCAATGGTGGTAACCACTCCGTCAGGGGTAATTTTACGAATGGTATAATTGTTCCTGTCGGCAACAATCAGGTTGCCCTTTGAATCAAAGGCCATACCCGCAGGATTAAGGAAAGACGCTTTGGTACCGGTTCCGTCGGGCTTGTACAGATCGCCGCCGCCTGCAAAAACAGATACCGTTCCATCCGGGGTGATCTTATCTATTGTATTGGTAATAAAATCAGAAACATAAGCATTTCCTGCTTTATCAATCACAATGTTTGTTATCGCCTTAAAAGGAGGTGTAAAACTTACGTTAGCACCGGTAAGGGTAGATACCTGGGCAGTTAATGTTGCCGGCGGATCTACATGCGTGGTCGTGTCTGTTTTTCCCGGCTTATCCGGCTTAATTTGTGGTTTTTTGCCGCATGACACCAGCACGGTTAGCGCCAGCAGGCAGGTTGCAATTATATTAACTGATAAAGCAGGTTTTGTGTTCAAATTCATTTTGGGGGCGATAGCTATCGGACAAGGCGTTGTTAGTATTATAAAAGTATAATATTTTGCTGAATTGTAAAAAAAATTTAGTTGAAATAGTGAAAGTTGAGTAAGTGGTGAAATCAGAGACTTTAATAGTGAGGCTATCATTTCAAGGCTTCATGGCCAACTGATCATCAACCTGGTGTTGGTGTCAACACCCGGGGTGTTCGGAAGAATGAATTTGTCATCCTGAGCGAAAGCGAAGGATCTTCTATGCGGGACATGAGCGCAGGACAAGTATGGCGACGACTTATCAGTTGGATAAGATCCTTCACTGCGTTCAGGATGACAAAGGGTTAATTTATCATGTTTTGATTCTTACGGACACCAATAGTGACAACACCAACAATGGCGGTAAAATCAGAAATTCGATTTTTCGATCCTATAAATCCGAAATAATATTTGCACAATCCAACTATTATCGTTTACTTTGAATAACAAAGTACTTTTAAGTGAAAGAAAACGAAATTCAGGATGAGCTGGCCTCCATCCGTAACCTGATGGAGCGATCCTCCAAATTCATCTCCCTTAGCGGCCTCTCGGGGATCCTGGCAGGTGTTTATGCGCTGATTGGTGCATCACTCGCTTATTTCATTCTTTACGATAATTCAATCCCTATTGACCCCTACATTCATCGTGACCCATCAACTACAGAATTTTGGGATGGTGATATTAATTCACTTTTACTAACACTATCCTCGATCGGCTTATTTGTACTAATAGCATCGCTAATTAGTGGCATAATGTTAACACGTAAAAAAGCAAGACAAAAAGGTCAGCGTGTTTGGAGCAGTACAAGTCGTTCGCTGCTTTTTCATATGGCAACTCCTTTAGTATCGGGGGGGATACTAATTCTAATATTCCTTTTTCGCGGTTACTACGGAATCGTTTCACCCTCATCATTAATCTTTTACGGTTTAGCCTTAGTAAGCGCCAGCAATTTCACTTTCACCATGGTTAAATACCTTGGCCTTTGTGAAATAATTTTAGGCCTTATCGCTGCTTGCTTACCCGGGTACGGTTTGCTATTTTGGGCCATTGGTTTTGGTGTGCTGCATATTGTTTACGGCAGCATGATGTACTTTAAATACGACAGGTGAAAGTCCCCTTTGATAAACTTGATAAAGCATTTGAGAACCGCCTAAGGTTACAAATCATGAGTGTGCTGATGGTGAATGACCGGTATGACTTTAACTCGCTTAAAGAACTACTGGACACTACTGACGGCAACCTGGCCTCGCACCTGAAAGCGCTGGAGAAAGAGGAATATATTTTGGTGCATAAATCATTTTTAGGACGTAAGCCTAACACCACTTATGAATCTACAGAGAAAGGAAAAAAAGCATTCCGGATGCACCTGGACGCGTTGGAGCAATTAATTAAACAGCAGAAAACTAAATAAATTTCTATTACAAAAACCAGGCCGTATGAAAAACAAAAGTTTAACTTTTTTGATGCGTTTTGCCGCCATCAGTGGCAATATCCTGTTCATTTTGTGGGTAACCTACAACGGGATCAATGAAGGATTTAGGGGCACCTTACCTGAAAAGATCTCTTACCTGGGGCTGATGGGGCTTTTGGCTTTAAACCTTTACCTTATTGTGGCCGGGGCAAAGCAAAAACAAATTATTGAGCAATAAGAACTATTTTTTTATCTATTTACTTTGAAATACAAAGTACTTTAAAACAAAAGATCATGACAGAACAACCTGAAGAAAAACGTGGCTTTATGCACTGGTTAAAGGAATCAATAACAGTGAAACTGGCCTTTATCGGCATACTTGTGCTGGTACTCCTGATCCCATCCTCGCTGGTAGAGAACCTGATCAGAGAGCGGGCAACGCGCCAGGACGAAATGATGCGGGATGTGTCGGACAAATGGTCGGCCAGTCAGCTGATCCGCGGGCCGGTATTAACTATCCCGTACAAAAAACATGTTAAATACATGGACAACTCGCAGAAAGAGGCGGAGAAAGATGTGATGGAGAATTTATATGTACTGCCTGACAACCTGCATATTAAAGCGGAGTTAAAGACAGCAGTCCTTCATCGCGGAATATTTGACGTAGTGGTTTACAATACCATTGTAAAGGTATCGGGGAACTTTGCACCGGCCGATCTGACCGCGCTAAATTTGCTCCCGGATCAGCTGCTCCCTGAAAAAGCCCGCATTGCATTTAGCATTTCTGATTTGAAAGGGTTGAAAACCAATCCTGTAATAAGTGCTGCGGGGCAATCACCACAGGCAGAGCCTATTTTTGACAGCCACTCGCCATTCAGCAGCGGCTTGCAGGCAAATGTTAATTTAACAGCCAAAACGGGCGAAATCCCTTTTGATTTTACGCTGGATTTAAAAGGCAGCCAGGAATTAAGCTTTTTACATCTTGGCAAAACAACCGATGTGGAAGCAAAAGGAAACTGGAGTAGTCCAAGTTTTGACGGCCGGTATTTGCCCGACACCCGCGTGGTAGGTAGCGGTGGCTTCTCGGCAAAATGGCGCATGCTCTACTACAACCGGCCCTACCCCCAGCAATGGGTGGGCAACGATACTTTATTAAGCGATGATAAAAAAGAAGCCGATGCATCATTTGGCGTAAAGCTGCGCTTACCGGTTGATCAGTATCAAAAAACCACGCGCACCAGCAAGTATGCCTTACTGATCATAATGCTGACGTTCATTTCCCTTTTTCTTACTGAGATCATTCGCAAGCAAAAGGTTCATGTATTTAATTACCTGCTGATAGGCGCGGCTATGATCATTTATTATTCGCTTTTGCTCTCGTTTTCTGAGCAGATTGGTTTTA of Mucilaginibacter xinganensis contains these proteins:
- a CDS encoding Rieske (2Fe-2S) protein, whose protein sequence is MKKLLLLLIIPLAFLSCGKSGDVVPSVPVNFQASLTDPRLAALNASGGYVVITGYGVAGLILYRTPDRRYVAYDRCSSYQPQKKCAVTVDESGFTATDPCSGSKFSLSDGLPVKAPATKSLRSYYVTTNSFEIYVSN
- the pheS gene encoding phenylalanine--tRNA ligase subunit alpha, translating into MQAQIDQYTAEINAFLPANAEELETFRIKFLGTKGIIKDLFEQFKTVGAEEKRTFGKVLNQFKQLAEAKYTGLQESLKSDVVNTKSDIDLTLPGDGFAVGSRHPLSLIRTEIIDIFKRLGFVVAEGPEIEDDWHNFSALNFPEEHPARDMQDTFFIKKNHGKDDIALRTHTSSVQVRMMENGKPPFRAIMPGRVYRNEAISARAHCFFHQVEGLYIDENVSFSDLKQTLYHFVQELYGDGTKVRFRPSYFPFTEPSAEMDISCTICGGSGCNMCKYTGWVEILGCGMVDPNVLENCGIDSAKFTGFAFGMGIERIANLKYVIRDLRLFSENDVRFLKQFQSDII
- a CDS encoding winged helix-turn-helix domain-containing protein, whose product is MKVPFDKLDKAFENRLRLQIMSVLMVNDRYDFNSLKELLDTTDGNLASHLKALEKEEYILVHKSFLGRKPNTTYESTEKGKKAFRMHLDALEQLIKQQKTK
- the creD gene encoding cell envelope integrity protein CreD, which encodes MTEQPEEKRGFMHWLKESITVKLAFIGILVLVLLIPSSLVENLIRERATRQDEMMRDVSDKWSASQLIRGPVLTIPYKKHVKYMDNSQKEAEKDVMENLYVLPDNLHIKAELKTAVLHRGIFDVVVYNTIVKVSGNFAPADLTALNLLPDQLLPEKARIAFSISDLKGLKTNPVISAAGQSPQAEPIFDSHSPFSSGLQANVNLTAKTGEIPFDFTLDLKGSQELSFLHLGKTTDVEAKGNWSSPSFDGRYLPDTRVVGSGGFSAKWRMLYYNRPYPQQWVGNDTLLSDDKKEADASFGVKLRLPVDQYQKTTRTSKYALLIIMLTFISLFLTEIIRKQKVHVFNYLLIGAAMIIYYSLLLSFSEQIGFNPAYLVASVATVGLITTFIGSLLKNLNAALLFGFILSVFYVFIFVIIQLEDFALIIGSVALFIIVGMLMYFSRKINWDRQ
- a CDS encoding TetR/AcrR family transcriptional regulator; protein product: MEPDKIKESIKRAAQELFRKFGYHKTSVNEIAKKAKIAKATIYKYFNSKEDVLHSLLMDYIKLSVDDLIHHDTPGMDEEAHLNILIMKTCRLSYTVCNEFIGWDFIRESTNSQDFLKNLSNELEEMLVSVFSQLPDLRKQENYLQRLRFLIKCSKSIVFSFAFTSVSDSDVRKNFVSFQKEILPYLVKAAITI
- a CDS encoding NHL domain-containing protein, translating into MNLNTKPALSVNIIATCLLALTVLVSCGKKPQIKPDKPGKTDTTTHVDPPATLTAQVSTLTGANVSFTPPFKAITNIVIDKAGNAYVSDFITNTIDKITPDGTVSVFAGGGDLYKPDGTGTKASFLNPAGMAFDSKGNLIVADRNNYTIRKITPDGVVTTIAGQQLVHGQADGPAAQATFYFPYYVAVDVADNIYITDNNRLIRKLSNKGIVSTIAGGDSEGYADGVGTKALFNYPLGIVLDPAGNIFVADAGNGRVRKITPSGTVTTFAGGKTGSKNGVGSAAELTGACGITIDKANNLFVATGWYNQIRKITPAAVVTTVAGTGQKGTDNGPGAVATFAYAMDLAFDQSGTLYVVDADGYDVRKVTPAGITSTFTGNSPVPVNGLPGVATFYKPTGVVIGADGYIYVADAGNNIIRKVSADGVVSTYAGSGAAALRDGTLAAAAFNNPTGIAADQAGNLFVADSANNVIRTISNSGSVGSITLFVSSNGASGPLNYPVGVAVDAKGSVFYSNTAYNTICKIAGTDISTFSVGNNPGVTNGMFFYKPFGVAADVKGNIYVADAGNHRICKLNADGLETTLAGVATAGNSPVAGTADGTGITAYFNNPKGLAADTAGNIYVADTRNNKIRKITPKGVVTTIAGTGAAGINNGTGSNATFNSPSGIAVNASGTIIYVADTGNNLIRKITFK